Within the Prunus dulcis unplaced genomic scaffold, ALMONDv2, whole genome shotgun sequence genome, the region TTATTATAACACATGTTTCCTTAGAACACACATATGTTCCTCACTTTTGGTATTACGTTGACAGCTAGCTAAATATCTGTATCTCAAGAAGGTCATGAACTTGATAAGAAAGGTTACATTATAGCACTACCAAGTTCATTTTCTGGCATGAACTTGTAGCACAACCAAGCTCACTTTCTGGCATGAACTTGCCTGAATTCTTGTCATGTTTATATTGCCGAATATTTATGTTGGGccatataggttttttttttgggagattcactattatacccaatataggggtccaaattataaaaataccctatataaaatggactttagaaacacacccaaagcccatttacaacataataaaaaagcttttaacttcttataaattacaaaactgccatcaatttcttaaaacaagcccaaccccaaaatctcataaaaatacccaaagcactcaatatggcatcaaagtaatttaataatcaatattaaattcaataaggctagctatcattttttgggttttttttgggtttgtttatagaaattcaattgtgtagggtttatttataatattaatgctagatatgggtatatcactaaatatctcttttttttttacttgaaaaacTTGCCAAAAGGAAGAAGTTATTGCTATTGGCCAATATAGATATATGTTTTTCCGTCAAAAGTCACTGTGTTTGGACTGccattttcttccttcccattcatttttttttaaagacaagTGGAGAGCCCATATGTTGTGACATTGCCATCCACAGCCCACAGCCTAGGCTTTCAGTGAAGCAAAAACAGTGGCCCGTTGCTTTGGACTGCAAAGgcattcattcattctctttCGGAACAATTTTTAATTGTAAGTTTATCTTGGCGTGAAATTGTCCCAAAGGATAATATTATGGCTTAGGCGCATTTTTAGAATACTAGGATTCTTGGTGGATGGATTGAGTActgtgattttttatttaattttttttttttttttagtagaaTGGAGGAAGCATGGCTGCATGTGAAAGTGATTGACAATTGATATGTGATCCACACCACAAGGACGTTTCTATGCAATTTAGCATGAAATTgtaaccctaaaccctttaaaacttcaaatccataaaacagaaactttaaaaagatttatatttttttcaggAAAAGAACCCTGCAGAGCAGCTGTCCCTTAACTAAGGCTTTGCTGCTGAACCCCATTGACAATTTGGACCTTTGCTTGGAGATGCCGAGCAACTCAAAGTTGGACCAGCGCTTGTCTCTGATGAGAGCCTGGTCGAGCCTGCGATCGCAGTTGAGGACCTCGACGACTATGTAGTTGACGCAGTCAAATACACTCAAggagaggaaaaaagaaagaagaaaacttaCAACTCAAAGCATACAACAACGAACACATAACAAAGAGAAAACCAGCGGCAGAAGAAGGAATTTCGTATGCAACCCTCACAGCTTCATCCTCGTTCAGCCTCGCTTGCGAAGTCCCATACTTTATGTCATCTTTGCTCTTTGCCATTTTCACTTGCATCAGCTAGCCCTGTGTCTAAGGTTTTTGATCTGCTTTCGTTTCATTTATAAGCTCTGCTTTGAATCAATACGTGGCAGATTGGCTTAATATGGGAGTGACAAGTGTATAGTTAGACTTGACACGTACCTTGTGTTTGCTGTATGCATGAATTTGTTCTGCCCACCGTCCGTTAAGCTCTCCTCTCTTGATGAATGGCCAAGATCAATTCTTACTCTCCTTAAGTTGATAAAGTTGATGGTCAATATCAATCCTATCCTCCACAAGTTTATGTGCCACAATGGCTTATTAAAATTGATGCTTGGTCATGAGTTTCagaaaattacatatttttgtCAATAACTTTGTTTCTACTGTTAACAATCATTCAGAAGAATGGTAGAAATAAGCTCCATTGTGCCAATCCAAGAAGTTCAACAAATAAATTGTGTTCGATACACAGATGACATGTCAAACTAACATTAGCATTCTCCAATAAGAagacttctcttctttcccaCCCCTCGTggattgagaaagaaagaagagggacaaaacacacactaccaagttaaggtgacattacaaacctaaaaaatatccTCATCAAACTTATAatgctcctttttttcttctttaaagcAAAACTTCATTCAAACTGAGAAAACCACGTGCTCTCGATAATCACTCCGGAATTATTTGCTCATTATCTGCATCGCCTTCTGTCTCAACTTGAGGCTTGGAAGGAGCTTTGGCACCAGGAGgatgcttcttcttcatcccaCTCACAATGTCATCGATTCTGAGAAGTAGGCAAGCAGCTTCTATGGCCGTTTTAAAAGTCTGGGCCTTCACGTTGTAGGCATCCCATATCTGACATCATAATTGCTATAAATTAACAGCCTTACCAACAAAATTaatcctattttccaatttaGTAATAACCACGACAACAGCACTTCCCCTCACATGAGTGCTGTCGAAATATATTGGGAGAAGCTCTAAACTAGAACTACTACTGAAGCAAATCGACAATATAAACCAGAAGATTGACACTTATGCCATATCAATAAAGGGACATATAATGGATACATTTGAGAACAATACTACATTAAAAGTCCTATTTCAGAGCTTTCAGCAAATATAAATCACCcaacaaatttgaatattgagatagtgaaggaaataaaagagagcAACAATAGTAAGCCAAAAAGATATCCACCtacctttttctctttcacatCAGTTATCACACCAGTGTTACCATCAATGCCAATCCATGCATTTTCACCATTTGCATgctatggaaaaaaaaattgtggttaGGATATAAATGATGCATCATATTctgaccaaaataataatgatgcaTCAGAACGTATATAGAAATGacaaatcataaaaaaactgaacaaagccatacaaaacaaattcaaaccTTTCCCTGCAGCGCCGTCATTGTTCTAATCACATTCACCCCGCAATTCTGAGCCAAAGTACGTGGTATAGCCTCAAAAGCTATAGCAGCAGCTTCATACGGCCACTGTTTTACCATAAAAACACGTGTAGCCATAAAACTCCAATAAAATGCATGTAAAGTGAAACCACAACTAATTCTTAATCTAAAGTATGTCAAGGAGCATGTGAATTGAAGTGACAGCCAGTTTATTCACATAATTTAGATTTCTACTTCCACAAGGAGTTATTCTTGGACGAGTTTTACACAAGAAATACCAAACTTTTGGATGAGGAAAGGAGCTTTTACCTTTTCTATACCTTCCACAGATGAACTCTTTTGCTTCAATGTAGCAGATACAATTAACTGTGTAGCACCACCACCAGGACCAAGTTTCGGATTCTTGAGGATGTTTCTTGCTACAGACATGGCATCCTATGACCAGATATAAGGGagtaaataacaaatttcagcataatatatttattctaCGTAATGGGGACAAAGAAGTAAAACCATTATACCTGCAAATTCCTTTCCACTTCATTTAAAAGATCCTTACTAGGACCTCTCAAGAGTACAGTACATGCTTTAGGCTCTTTGCAATCAACAATGAATGCAAAAAACTCATCACCAATTTTCTTAACCTCAAATATCCCAGCGCCTGTACCAACATCAGACTGGTGCAATTCATCTGGTCTGTTAACAATTACAGCCCCACAAGCCTTGGCAATTCGGTTATTATCTGTTTTCCGCAACCTCCTCATTCCACTGACGCCGGCCTTGCTAAAATAATGGCATGCCAAGTCACTAAGCCCCTTTTCTGTGATAACCACATCTGGTTTAAACTTCAATATTTGCACACATAGGCTCTCGATGTATTCTTCTTCCAATTGTAGCAGGTCTccccaatcttcttctttaagcAACTCAGCATTTGTTTGGTTCTCGCCTTTCTTATATTCGAGAGGCCAATCAAGAAGAATGATGCGTGGGTTGAAAAtctttcttctcatttttccAGGTGCAATAACATCTTTGTTAATCATTACTCCTTTGAGAACCACTGAATCTTCCAACTGGCCACCAGGAACCTTCTCAACCTTTATGTACTTTTTAATATCCACTTCCCGCAGACCCTGGCCAAGGTCCACCCCTACTATTGTGGTAGCGTCAAGTGCTAAATCctaaaagaaaacccaacacaCACTTAGCATACCAATATACGGTCAGATCTGAGAGAGACAAAGTGTTCACACTTTCTGATTTTTAGGTTCACAGTAATTGTCACTACATACAGGGACATGAATTCAAGTTTggaagtttttatttaattgaagAGTTAGCCGGTTTACTTTTACTCTGAAGACcagtttaattgattttttcaaGTTGATTCTCAGTGCCAAGGCGGCTCAAGCAAGTGCAAGACATACTATAAAAGACAAAAATGTTGGAAAACATGAAATCAATGCCGGAGCTTTCCACCTAGAAGAGGATGCAAAGTCATTCTCATACAGAATAAACTTGCATGCATGAATGTCTTTAGCTTGAATGCTCTTAAGAAATCTAGGAAACATAAAAGACAAAGTATGGTTTAtcttatttgtataataaaaaagaaaaacaaatagaaatgCTGGAAGgcaagaattcaaattagatCCATGGTTAAAACTCATTTTTGGTTCAAGTGTTTCATGTTTTGGGGCAATATGAGCATTTTCCTTTAAAAAGTTTGTCAGTATGTCCTTCATAGGCCACTTTACAGTCTACCTAGATGAAGAATCATAATACTCATAAACCTttaaacaagaagaaagacCTACATGCAAAACCTTATTAGACAAGCACTTACAGCAATTAAATCCCCAAATTGACTAGTGAACTTTGTACCGATACAACTTTTGACCAGCCCCAACATTGTTGCACCTGCCACATAAAGCGTACGTAAGTTATATTCCAGTACAGCAAACTggacatttttaaaaatcattaCCTAAGGCAGATTATTATTACAAGTAGGATATTCAAATCACTGACAGGTTTGCAATGATTAACAATGGATGTTATCATGAATAACAACCGGCGCTGAAAGTATTATTCCGCATAAAGCTACAATTGCAAATGGGTAGAGTACTATTCCGCATGAAGCTACAATTGCAAATGGGTAGAGGTTACAGCTACAATTGCAAATGGGCATAGAACTATGCACATTCCAAATTCAATACATATGAATGAAGCTAACATTACAGAAATGTAACAGAGGTTACAGCTACAATTGCAAATGGGCATAGAACTATGTGTGTCCAACTTGGCTTTTTCCCTTCTGGTGctttaaattttaaagttAAGGTATGCCTATTCCCCATTTTCTACTAAGAAAAATCTAAGGCTGCAACATCAAACCCAAAATGGATCTAATTGAGCACAAGGAATGGTACCcctgattttatttatatatactgATGCATGACAATACATTCTCACATTAGTAGATTAACTGAGAACTTGATTCCTATAGTCTGGGCaccaaatacaaatacaacgCAGATAGAGAATTTGATTATGAGTGGACAAGAAACTAAAGGAACTTACGATCCTTCACATCAATGGTCATTGCTATTTTGTCAAGAACCGCAATAGCATCCTCCAGAGCTTTGTTGTATGCTACaaccaaaaaacagaaaattaagaaaagtagACAATAACAATACAGAAAAGAATAAATCacacatcaaaatcaaatccaaaacTATAACtgaaagaaaattgaaggGAATATGTTATCATAATTTCTTTCAACTTACCTCGGCAAATGACAGTAGGATGATAATGCTTGTCAATAAATGCTTCTGCAACATGGAGCATCTCACCAGCTACACCAAAATTTCATTCCAAATGTAAGACACAGAACCAactttatatacatataataatgCATTGACTTATCCAGTAGATAGAAAGATGCATAATCACCTTCTTCCATCATACTAAATCCAgcaatatatattaattattttgcaAGCTAAACCTATTTCTGTATATCATCAACTTATTTAccaagaaatatttttttcttcaccaGATAGATCTAACACCTATTTACCAagtctaaaataaaaatctcaacAGAAACGAGATTGAACAAGAATATACACCAAAAAGTAATAAACATATTACTATAGCCCATAAATGAACAGTGAgttgtttataaataaataaaactcaaaccATACCAAGGACAATGACGGATGTAGTTCCATCACCTACTTCTTCATCTTGTGTCCGACTTAGTTCAATCATTGACTATCAtcacaaattttaaaagagcAAAGGTAAGaataacaagaaaattaaaatgaggAGGGAGGTCACATACAAAAGTAAGGGATCATGGAGAAAATAATATGGTAAAACACAAGGGAGAAAGAAGCAGAAATTAAGAGGAGAGTAATTTTtgaattgagaaaaaaaaaaaatagatccAGAAAGGAGCATTTTGAGACAAATGGCATGCCTTTGCTGCTGGGTGTGCAATATCTAATTCACGCAGAATGGCATTTCCATCATTAGTCACCACAATTCCTGTTAGCAATGAGGGAAACAACTTTGTTAGCGTATTGCAAACTCATCAAGATCCAGACACAAGCCATAGACCCATGAAATAGATACATGAGGCAACCAGTAacattaattttgcttaattgaAAATAGAACCAGCCTATAAAAACAGTAAAATAACTTATGGGATACAAGGTAATGCAATTGCAGCAACAAACATACTGCCACATACAACAAGGGCTTATTTGGGTCCTAAAAAATGGGGGAAAACAAAactgtatattttatttcttccaAACCACATAGGAAAGCAATAAAATTTGTCTACTGCAGACAAAAGGATTACCTCCACTAGCATCAAGTAGCATCTTGAGCATGGATCGAGGACCCAAGGTTGTACGAATTATGTCAGCGACAGCCTGTCATTATCAAAATGCTTATGACCATGAGACCCAAAATACTAATAATCTGAAAAAGTACCCACAAGtgaaacacaaaaatattttctcatAAAGAGCATCCACAACTGAGACGCTTAAATGCTTAGCATTTTTTCATGAGAAAATGCTTAACATTTTCATAGTGAGAAGGCTAACACTCATGTTAACCCGTCCAGCAATTAAATTACattgaaaacaaatattaaaacacACATTTCAGTCTTAGGTATAAAACATGCAATTAAAACAGCCTCTTTTTCAGTAAGTCTCTCACCCGGTACTAAGCTACATA harbors:
- the LOC117613630 gene encoding T-complex protein 1 subunit gamma, with the translated sequence MQAPVLVLKDSLKRESGTKVHHGNIQASKAVADIIRTTLGPRSMLKMLLDASGGIVVTNDGNAILRELDIAHPAAKSMIELSRTQDEEVGDGTTSVIVLAGEMLHVAEAFIDKHYHPTVICRAYNKALEDAIAVLDKIAMTIDVKDRATMLGLVKSCIGTKFTSQFGDLIADLALDATTIVGVDLGQGLREVDIKKYIKVEKVPGGQLEDSVVLKGVMINKDVIAPGKMRRKIFNPRIILLDWPLEYKKGENQTNAELLKEEDWGDLLQLEEEYIESLCVQILKFKPDVVITEKGLSDLACHYFSKAGVSGMRRLRKTDNNRIAKACGAVIVNRPDELHQSDVGTGAGIFEVKKIGDEFFAFIVDCKEPKACTVLLRGPSKDLLNEVERNLQDAMSVARNILKNPKLGPGGGATQLIVSATLKQKSSSVEGIEKWPYEAAAIAFEAIPRTLAQNCGVNVIRTMTALQGKHANGENAWIGIDGNTGVITDVKEKKIWDAYNVKAQTFKTAIEAACLLLRIDDIVSGMKKKHPPGAKAPSKPQVETEGDADNEQIIPE